A genomic region of Raphanus sativus cultivar WK10039 chromosome 6, ASM80110v3, whole genome shotgun sequence contains the following coding sequences:
- the LOC108806658 gene encoding uncharacterized protein LOC108806658: MERVVAMSNSNNNGGGQSPWHSSHSPKTPTTTMLDRALSFRRPHSDADLSYSGESGAADESKTKRPHIYLLASNFVSRIGHQWWPCLVIALLFLALLFLISFAFRSTSFVCISRFDPVARIGFFGLDGLESDFGALGVPWCRSKHGKEVEWTSKDLLKALEEFVPIYETRPIKNNMHGMGFDHSFGLWFMARWLKPELMIESGAFKGHSTWVMRQAMPDTPIISLTPRHPEKYLKKGPAYVDGNCTYFAGKDFVDFGSVEWKNVLRKHGVTDLSRVVVFFDDHQNELKRLKQALKAGFQHLIFEDNYDTGTGDHYSLRHICDQSYIKGGGHSCFKDSDEARIRSKRKKFWEKAVDTEELCGPGETWWGVRGEMRDDFNHTNTQISHNQHFQNSRYVESVLDVYWELPPVAGPSLTHQSRYDPARSTPPIVADGKRRLFQRLGLGRLDKSVFNGYTQMVYLQISKPGS, from the exons atggaAAGAGTAGTAGCGATGAGCAATAGCAACAACAACGGAGGGGGGCAATCACCGTGGCACTCCTCTCACTCCCCCAAAACTCCGACGACGACGATGCTCGATCGCGCTCTCTCCTTCCGCCGTCCTCACTCCGACGCCGATCTCTCTTACTCCGGCGAATCCGGCGCCGCCGACGAATCAAAGACCAAGCGTCCCCACATCTACCTCCTCGCCTCCAATTTCGTCTCCCGGATCGGGCACCAGTGGTGGCCTTGCCTCGTCATCGCTCTCCTCTTCCTCGCCCTCCTCTTCCTCATCTCCTTCGCCTTCCGCTCCACCAGCTTCGTCTGCATCTCCCGCTTCGATCCCGTCGCTCGGATCGGGTTCTTCGGTCTCGACGGGCTCGAATCGGATTTTGGAGCCCTAGGTGTTCCTTGGT GCAGATCGAAACATGGAAAAGAAGTCGAGTGGACCTCCAAGGATCTACTCAAGGCTCTAGAAGAGTTTGTACCGATATACGAAACACGGCCAATAAAGAACAATATGCATGGGATGGGTTTTGATCACAGCTTCGGGCTATGGTTCATGGCGCGTTGGCTAAAGCCTGAGCTGATGATCGAGAGTGGTGCTTTCAAGGGACATTCCACTTGGGTTATGCGCCAGGCTATGCCGGATACGCCGATTATCTCGCTCACGCCTAGACACCCCGAGAAGTACCTGAAGAAGGGACCTGCTTATGTTGATGGAAACTGCACGTACTTTGCGGGCAAAGATTTTGTTGATTTTGGGAGTGTTGAGTGGAAGAACGTGTTGAGGAAACATGGAGTGACGGATCTAAGCCGCGTTGTTGTCTTCTTCGATGATCATCAGAATGAACTCAAAAG GCTAAAGCAGGCACTGAAGGCGGGTTTCCAACATCTCATTTTCGAGGATAACTACGATACAGGAACAGGGGATCACTATTCTCTGCGACATATATGTGACCAGTCATATATTAAAG GAGGCGGCCACAGCTGTTTCAAAGACAGCGATGAAGCCAGGATTAGATCAAAGAGGAAGAAGTTCTGGGAAAAAGCAGTTGATACAGAGGAACTGTGCGGACCAGGTGAAACATGGTGGGGAGTAAGAGGTGAAATGAGAGATGACTTCAACcacacaaacacacaaatcTCACACAATCAGCATTTCCAGAACAGCCGTTACGTTGAATCGGTTCTTGATGTCTACTGGGAGCTACCTCCGGTTGCAGGACCTTCGTTGACACATCAGTCACGGTACGACCCCGCTCGTTCGACTCCACCGATCGTAGCAGATGGGAAGCGCCGTTTGTTCCAACGACTCGGTTTAGGTCGGCTTGATAAGTCTGTGTTCAATGGCTATACTCAAATGGTTTACCTTCAGATATCCAAGCCCGGATCATAG
- the LOC108811536 gene encoding uncharacterized protein LOC108811536 isoform X1: MDWFKNSSKQSSSLQIGGGSSTAHPSPHVSKGKQIVQGHGEVFTHFISLPLAIYPELKQKVETFRNSILGNDRDKKPLKFQSTLDEMGIEKSMFISPNSLHLTVVMLKLENKEAVDAAQDILKSVSTSVRHALDNRPVFIRLKGLDCMNGSLDKTRVLYAPVEEVGGEGRLLRACNIIIGAFVNAGFAGKDAKTRLKLHVTMMNATYRRDKSKGMTFDAREIHKEFGRKDWGEYLIREAQISKRFWYDSKGYFHSCGSLLFPHK; this comes from the exons ATGG ATTGGTTCAAGAACTCGTCAAAGCAGAGCTCATCACTACAGATTGGCGGGGGATCTTCCACTGCTCATCCCAGTCCACATGTCTCCAAAGGCAAGCAG ATTGTACAAGGTCACGGAGAAGTGTTTACGCACTTTATATCACTTCCATTAGCCATATACCCTGAGCTGAAACAAAAGGTTGAGACTTTTCGGAATTCTATATTGGGTAACGATCGTGATAAGAAGCCTTTGAAGTTTCAGAGTACTTTAGATG AAATGGGAATCGAAAAATCGATGTTTATTTCGCCAAACAGTTTACACTTGACTGTGGTTATGCTAAAGTTAGAGAACAAGGAAGCTGTGGATGCAGCTCAGGATATACTTAAG AGTGTTTCTACAAGTGTGAGGCATGCTTTGGATAACCGACCTGTCTTCATACGACTTAAAGGATTG GATTGTATGAATGGATCTTTAGACAAAACGCGCGTGCTCTATGCACCTGTTGAAGAAGTTGGGGGTGAAGGCCGGCTGCTAAGGGCTTGTA ATATAATCATTGGTGCATTTGTGAATGCTGGATTTGCTGGGAAAGATGCAAAGACACGCTTGAAG CTACATGTCACCATGATGAATGCAACCTACAGAAGGGATAAAAGCAAAGGGATGACTTTTGATGCTCGAGAGATACACAAGGAGTTTGGGAGAAAGGATTGGGGTGAGTATCTAATTAGAGAAGCTCAGATCTCAAAACGATTTTGGTATGATTCGAAAGGCTACTTCCATTCTTGTGGTTCACTACTTTTTCCACATAAGTGA
- the LOC108811536 gene encoding uncharacterized protein LOC108811536 isoform X2 encodes MSPKIVQGHGEVFTHFISLPLAIYPELKQKVETFRNSILGNDRDKKPLKFQSTLDEMGIEKSMFISPNSLHLTVVMLKLENKEAVDAAQDILKSVSTSVRHALDNRPVFIRLKGLDCMNGSLDKTRVLYAPVEEVGGEGRLLRACNIIIGAFVNAGFAGKDAKTRLKLHVTMMNATYRRDKSKGMTFDAREIHKEFGRKDWGEYLIREAQISKRFWYDSKGYFHSCGSLLFPHK; translated from the exons ATGTCTCCAAAG ATTGTACAAGGTCACGGAGAAGTGTTTACGCACTTTATATCACTTCCATTAGCCATATACCCTGAGCTGAAACAAAAGGTTGAGACTTTTCGGAATTCTATATTGGGTAACGATCGTGATAAGAAGCCTTTGAAGTTTCAGAGTACTTTAGATG AAATGGGAATCGAAAAATCGATGTTTATTTCGCCAAACAGTTTACACTTGACTGTGGTTATGCTAAAGTTAGAGAACAAGGAAGCTGTGGATGCAGCTCAGGATATACTTAAG AGTGTTTCTACAAGTGTGAGGCATGCTTTGGATAACCGACCTGTCTTCATACGACTTAAAGGATTG GATTGTATGAATGGATCTTTAGACAAAACGCGCGTGCTCTATGCACCTGTTGAAGAAGTTGGGGGTGAAGGCCGGCTGCTAAGGGCTTGTA ATATAATCATTGGTGCATTTGTGAATGCTGGATTTGCTGGGAAAGATGCAAAGACACGCTTGAAG CTACATGTCACCATGATGAATGCAACCTACAGAAGGGATAAAAGCAAAGGGATGACTTTTGATGCTCGAGAGATACACAAGGAGTTTGGGAGAAAGGATTGGGGTGAGTATCTAATTAGAGAAGCTCAGATCTCAAAACGATTTTGGTATGATTCGAAAGGCTACTTCCATTCTTGTGGTTCACTACTTTTTCCACATAAGTGA